In Rhizoctonia solani chromosome 6, complete sequence, the sequence ACATGCTATTTCACAAACCTATTGATATCACCTTTATGAATAGTATAACATCTATTGTCGCGCGTCTGCCTTCTTGGAGGTGGCCGTCTTCTCGACTTTTCTCCAGCCACGTAAGGCATCTACGGGTCCACGGTCTGGCGCTTACTCTTCACTCATATGTTGGTTATTTGTGAATTGGGAATTCCAATCCTACATCAGTAATACGTGGTAATAGAATACGGGACCAGAAGTTTAATGAACCACGATGATAGAGTTGGTATATAGAATGCTACTAGTTTAACTGCTACAAATTATGTGCACTATCACCATGGTTTGGTACGCTTGTCACTATCTCAGCTCCGTGAGCTCAAGCTGGTCTATTAAAGAGTGTTAATTGTATATACAGAAAGAACGAAGTTCGTCACCAAATGGTGAATTTTATTCCTAAATTTTATACTGAAACAGCCATAATGTCAAGCTTTTCGCCATAGATTTTAACACTGGAGAGCCTGGTACAGCGCCCTTTCCATAACCTGGCGGCCTCAACCTGACTCCAAACTGAGCGTAATGCTGGTTTTGCCTGAAAGCGAAGCGTGTCTGCTTCTGAATTAAAAACGATTGATGATTGCCTGCTTGGCTTCTCAATTACTAATAGCCGAAGAGCTTTAAGTTCACTGAACAGTTCCGGGGGTGTGGGCGGGCCGTCGGCTGAGTTTCGATCAACTAGCTCTGAAGATTGCCAGTAATCATCATCCTGTGGTATCAATTATGAGCATGGATAATCTACCACAAATCCGGGAAGAGTCTTACCAGAGCCGTCGTAACAAGTGACAGTCTTTCCAGGCATGAAGTTGTGCTAACTCCACAAAGTCCTTTGACAAATTCGATACAGCTCGTGTTACATAGGCTATCTAGGTCAATCCTCATAGTTCTGATTGATTTCGTCGATAGGCCAAGCGCATATAACATCCTGGGCATATGCACCGTATACCGGTGCATTTGACATCGGCTAACCCCTGCATCGGTTATTGGGCATCCTGGAGCAAGAGTTACGAACAATTCTGAACATGCAGTGAGATTGTTCAGTTCGGGAAATAGAGAGGTGCGGCGAATATCGTCGATGCACAAGCAGTCTGTCTTGTTCTGGCGCTTGTGTGTCGAATGTGAGCGAAGTTCCAGCCGCTTCAAAGACTTTTGGGTTTTTAAGAAATCCCATGGCGAGGCCGGCACGGGAAGAGAAAGACTCAATGAACGCAGATAAAACGGTGGATGAGCGTCCAGACTAGTCTTGAATTCGCAGCCAGATATGCGCAGATCCCGCAAGTTAGATAGTAAAGGAAGAGTTTTTTGGACAAGGTGTATGAGTTTGTTTGTTGTCACCGACCAAAGCATTTGTGCAGTCCCGTATGTATTGTAAAGCTGTATTCTCTGGACAAAGGGTCCGAGGTATTGAGAGTGCTTGTTGAGAGTCTGAAAGAATTTGTACGCCTCTTCGATCTCGTCGAAAGAGTTAGACCGATATAGTATCGGCACGGCCAAAGAATAGACCACCTTGCCAAGTAGCATTACTCGAAGAAGCGATGGTTTATCATTTTCCAAATGCCCTATAATTAGCCGTAGAGCATCTAGGTCTAATGCCCATAAGCAAGACATTTTAAGCAAGCAGTCGGCCGAATGATTTAAAAGCCTGATCTTTGGCAAGTGAAGCCTCGGGTAAAGTAGGTCGAAGGGACAGTTCTCTTGAACCGAGTGTTTCCCTGGATTTATAAAAGGCCTCAATAGGATCGACGAGTGCACACCAAAAGGATACTTTATATGAGTAGCCGTGTCTTATTTTTATATCAGGGCATGTGTAAATCGATAGATATGAATGATTTTCACTTAGTAGCTGGCAATACCCGAGGggttgctcaggaatatTTCACTAGACTAAACACGGGAGCTCCATAGATCTCGGTTTTAGTATCGGCTAATCCCGAGTAGTAGTATTAACAAAGTTTCGGAGTTCCTGCCTGATCTTTCATGAGGAGCAATCTTGTCGTCAACGTAAGCATTAGATGTAGCTTGCCCGCTGTAAATTGAAATTGCCAATATCACACGACACTCTTCAGCTGGCCAATCCAAGGTTAGTCGAGATCCGAGATTTAGTGACCTTGGTACCAGCGAGAAGCAACATTCCTTGGTGGTAACAGATCAGTTGTCACACACTTAGGCGCCGGATTGAATAGTACAAGATGGTATGGGTCTACTATCAAGCGTCACGGTAAAACGTAGCGCACAGCGTGGGTCGAAAAGTACGGTGTTGACCTCACCGCCTACAATTCCTTCCACCAACCGATGTTTCCTGTTGATGGACTCAAATTACGGGGTCTCAGATATGCATAACCTTAAGCTTAAAAGTATATCACAGCTTGCATGGAACATAGCTGGAACTTCTGGGCTCGTCGggacacgcatatacccaatCATGTTCTCAGCTCCACCAGTTTGCGAAATGGGAAAATATAGCAGTATGTTGTACAGTAGGTGTCATGATTCCACTCCAAAGGTTGTCTGCACACATCGGCAACATCTGTATCAAGGCTTCAAATTTAAATTAACTGAAAAAAATTCTTGGTTCAGGATTCTGATGATAGGTATCTCGGCAAAATCAGAATCACATCACCAGATGTGTAGATGGAGCGACCCCAGCGATTGTTATCATCATCAGGTACATAGAAATAGTTGGCCTCGTTGCGATCAAGTTTGCTATGGGATTCTGGAGGATCCCCGGATACTTATCTGAGGACTGAACCCATCATAATTCTCACATCTTCTCATTGAAATTTTTCGAACAAATGCCCGGGCCAATGGCAAAAGACACTTCGACATATAGATTTGGTATAATGCAATCTCAGATTGAGCAACCAGCACAGGGTTTCTCGATCATTTAAGTCGACGTGAAAGCGGGTAACATACAGCTACTGCAATGAAAGCTTAACACACCGAGACAAAATTAAGTTTCCCTTACCAAGCGTCCAGAAAGTGAGATAGTTCGTGGTCGCGAAGGGTCCATCTGATCTCAGGTTAATAGGTGACCTCAAACAGATTCGCATAAATGTAATAGCGGATAGGGGGAAGTGATGTACTGAAAGGTCTGCAGGTTATAAAATTATTTGGAACTTTGAACTGTGCAAATGTTACCTGAGACATACCTATGCATTGGGTCGGATGGTTGAGGCAAACAATTTACGAAACGCTCTTAACTCATGAAGCCGCTCATATTGACAAAACAGTTGTATGGGTATAGTGATTCCCTCAAAGTGTCGGTTCGCTTTAGTTTTAGGCCGCTACTACCGATGCAATGCCATGATTGAAGTGGGATTGGTGGCGTTGTATTGACGAAAGTTTATCAATTACAAGGTGTCAGACATCCCGATATACATCGTCCACTCGTATACCGGTTGTCGAGAAGCCATCTATATGCGCACCGAAGATTCGAAGGCAGGCCAACCCGACATCGAACAACACGTGCGCCCTTAGAATATCGTTTTGTCAAAGAGTTTGACACTGGTCAAACTGGGACAATTCTGCCTCCATAAATCTTTGAGGTTAGCTTGTCGCTCAATTACGGCAAATACCATATCAATAACCTCATGAGCTGATAGCTGCTCTTGGATGAGACCTTGAACAGCCTCTTCCACTTCAAAATATTGGAGACAGGCGAATCCTTGAAGCACCTGCGCGATTTCGGTCAGGTAACTTGGATTTTTTGCCTGCTGGGTCGCAAAGTCCTTCCGAATAGCCGTGAGGATATGTGAATGAGGTCAACGATGGTAACCAATCGGATCTCACCAGTAGGTTGGCTTTAACAGTTAAGCATACCAAGCTCAAGGGTATCCCCGTAGCTTTTAAACACTCAACGAAATCCCAACCGCTGAACTCAGGACGGTCGTCGGAGTCAAAATGTAGGCTTTGAATAGGTGCAGTTGTGTGATCCAAGGAAGCAATATATTTGATGATATCGGCCTTATTGGAGTCGTGTACATGACACGGCCGTATAATAACATTGGTAAGTGGGCGTCCGGGAGCCAGGGACGCGATAAGTCCTGGACAACCAGTAATAGTATGCAGATCAGGAAGCATTGTTGGATCAATAAAATGATCGATGTTGACGCATTGGCGAGTGAGCGTGAAGGAGGTAATGTTGAGATCGACGATGGTCGGCTGGCTACTAATAAACTTGGCGATGTGTATATCGGTGGGTGGGCTTATTAGAAGAGACTTCAGTTTGAAAGGAGACCCGGATAAATCCATTGGGCTAAACAGGCTGAATCCAAAAAGTGATAACTCTCGAAGGTTTGGCATCAGATTGAGCGATGACCGAATAAACTCGAATACTGCCGGATCAGGTGTTATTGGAGAGCTGGGGATTCCCCAGAATGAAACCTGAAGGTAAAGCGTATGAACAAAACGTCCGGGTGATTTTGAATGATGAGTAATTGCATTGCAAAAATGCAACGCTTCCGCTAGGTCCAGAAAATCATTTGACCGATACAGTACAGGTAGCACCAGCGAATAAATTTCTTTTGACAGGAAAGAGATTTCGAAAAGTCTATGTTTGTTTCCCACTAGTTGTTCAATGATGAGAGCTAGAACGTCGCAAGTCAAGGCCCGAGTCATTTCTACAAGATTGAGACACACGTTAAGAAGTTTTAAACTGGGAGTATAGTTAGAGGATATATACTCCTGTGATATGATGTGTGAGGTATATGAGAGCAAATCAGGGCCTTGTTCGGTCCATGCGAGGTTGAGAACCAAGTCGTGGGGATTTAGCAGCAAGTCATTCCGAAGATCACGTGCCTGAAAGCTTAATTTAGCGCCGACAAATCTAACAAATCATTGATGGTTTAATTTATGTCGGTCTTTGTCCGTTTGCCCCGACTTGTGCGGTGTACCCGACTCGCATCAACACTTTCCTCAAGTTCGAATGGCTCTAGTGCACTCAGACAGATTGAAAATGAATCTGGACGACTTTTGCGTGTGGTAGAAAAGCGCATTGCGGAACGAAAACGAGCTGAGCAGGAGGCAAGTATAGAGCTTTCGTTGTACAACTAACCTTTCTGATAAATTTTCTTCAAAAATTGATCAGCTTTCAGAAGGTTCAAGCATGAGCATGAAAGACCAAATTTCTCGCTCCAGGCTAATAAAGGAGCTTGAACCACTAGATAGGACCTGGAGCGAATGGTTATCGGTGCGAGAGGTGAGTGCTCAGTGATACTCTTCTGTTTTTTCAGTTCTCACTCCTTTGAAGGCTTTCTTACAATCAGAATCGCTCTTGTCTGATTCTGATCCGGAATTACGAGCACTTGCGGTGGACGAACAGGCCGAATCACTCGGTAAACTCCAATCATTGGCCTCGGAAACATTCCCGTCGCTGCTTATGCGGGCGTCATCCACCTCATCCTACGGTGCCGCCATCGAGCTTAAATCTGGCGTAGGAGGAAGTGAGTCGGCACTTTTCCTCGGCAATTTAGCGAGGATGTACTCCCGCTTTGCCGCCACACACAAGTATTCGTGTGAATGGATCAATAAAAACGAAATGGAAGGCGCTAGAGGTGGGATCAAGGACGCGATACTGGAAATTAAGGGTGAAGGGTCATACGATGCTCTGAGATGGGAGAGTGGAGTGCATCGAGTCCAACGAGTGCCCGCAACGGAAACACAAGGGAGAGTTCATACTAGCACTGTAGCGGTTGTGGTAAGCCAGTCCTCGTTCGGGCTACTACCATCCTTATATCCTCGCCAGGTTCTTCCCGTCATAGAAGGTGCAAGTGAGACCGAGGCGGATGATATAGTGGACCCTAAGGATGTCCGAACCGACGTCATGCGTTCACGAGGTGCTGGTGGCCAGCATGTAAACAGGACCGAGAGTGCAGTGCGCTTAACACACGAGCCAACTGGCATTACTGTCTCCATGCAAGACTCTAGAAGTCAGCATCAGGTATGTTGAAGAGCTGCTACTTGTACAGCGCGTTCATTTTTTAATAGAACCGGGCGAAAGCATGGATGATTTTGCGTGCACGGCTTTTAGATCGTAAACTCCAGGCGGAGATGGAGGCTCGTCGCGCCGTACGAAGAGACTTGGTCAAAGGTGCTGATCGTAGCGAAAAAGTTAGGACTTATAATTACGCGCAGGTGTGTATTACGGATTCATCTTCCATGTGCACGCTATAACAGTCATGAACCTAGGACCGAGTAACAGATCATCGAGTCGGATTAACAATAAAGAACCTGGAAGCCGTAATGGAAGGAGACGCATTAGAAGAAATCATTCAGGCACTTCAAAAAGACCATGAAGCAACAATGATGGAAGAATTGTTGCAAGACGATGTTGACTAAGAAGTTTAAATTTACAAAATCATGCGCGCTTCAGAAAGGCTGTATTTTAAAATCATGGGTACATGCAACTGTGATCAACCTCCACCATTTGGGTCAAATGCTTGTTGAAACCTTGGGCGAGTGAGCATTGGTGTTCTCCATAAGAAGGTCAATTTTTACAATAATATGTGAGTGGTGTGGTGCATTGTGCCAGTCTACAACAACAGTTGAATTAAACCTTGTTCTGTGCTGTAGGGCTGTTTTCGGCCCTGACCCGAGTCATCTTCAGGGCTTCAATATCGCATGTAACTTGTCATTTGAAATCCTCTTCTATTTTGGTCATGCAGCATTAAATCATCTTATTGGCGAAAGTCGTATAAAAATGGAACGGGTAGGCACGAACAAAGTTTGAGAACGAGAAGAATCATGATATAAACTAGTTTCACCACAGAATATCCTATTTTGAGCCTTGATAGATAGTGTGTATGCGCTCGATTCCCGTGCCCTCCAAATCAGTCCAGTTTGGGACAGAGCACGTGACCGTTTGTTGGTCAGGATACGCGAAAGTGAACCCCTATTGAGCGTTGATCCCGACGACAACCATCGAGACATACCTTGTCCGTTGGAGAGCGGTTTACGAGTCGTTTACTCTGGCAGATTTACGTCTGATACGAGCGGGGAATTATTTGGCGATAATTCTGTATGCAACCTAGTGCCGAAGCCGCGAGGGCGGCAGCCCTTCAGGCCGAATTCAATGAGAAGAAGTGGGTATGGGTTccagacgaagacgagggcTATCTAGCAGGATGGGTGGTCAAGGAGAATACAAATGATCGAGGGGTCGAGGAAGGTGATATTGTTATGGCCGCTGGGGGCGAGGTAAGTAACGCGACGTTGGCGAAGCTGTTATCCTAAGTTTATCGGAAATGTGTTCTCTAGATTAGGACTATGCCGCTATACTCATTGTCTAAGATGAACCCACCGAAATTCGATCGCGTCGAAGATATTGCCGACCTTACGTTTCTCAACGAAGCAAGTGTTGTGCACAACCTGCGACTCCGTTATGGTTCGGGCGCTAT encodes:
- a CDS encoding peptide chain release factor 1, with product MSVFVRLPRLVRCTRLASTLSSSSNGSSALRQIENESGRLLRVVEKRIAERKRAEQEAKGSSMSMKDQISRSRLIKELEPLDRTWSEWLSVREAFLQSESLLSDSDPELRALAVDEQAESLGKLQSLASETFPSLLMRASSTSSYGAAIELKSGVGGSESALFLGNLARMYSRFAATHKYSCEWINKNEMEGARGGIKDAILEIKGEGSYDALRWESGVHRVQRVPATETQGRVHTSTVAVVVLPVIEGASETEADDIVDPKDVRTDVMRSRGAGGQHVNRTESAVRLTHEPTGITVSMQDSRSQHQNRAKAWMILRARLLDRKLQAEMEARRAVRRDLVKGADRSEKVRTYNYAQDRVTDHRVGLTIKNLEAVMEGDALEEIIQALQKDHEATMMEELLQDDVD